The following are from one region of the Agelaius phoeniceus isolate bAgePho1 chromosome 20, bAgePho1.hap1, whole genome shotgun sequence genome:
- the OMG gene encoding oligodendrocyte-myelin glycoprotein isoform X2, which yields MVERAVLINNTLSSLKFLNLSSNKLWTVPTNMPYNIETVDLSNNFLSQILPGTLVRLQHLTSLYLHNNKFSYIPDKAFDQLSQLQVITLYNNPWSCSDNQTIPYVLQWVQGTAARVLGAPCAEQPWASAGSAPGQPTALDSSPMSKGTKAADREASATAPEPTKVTKTHKQLKAKEVPPLGTQSPPALFPGTDSPDGPQEAAATRTILVQDSTEGNASLAPATGSSTTPLTLSITSGVPTNYSKMPQSTTATLRKEEATPGVPSRASRWQMGLLCLALLHALALAMD from the coding sequence ATGGTGGAAAGAGCTGTCCTGATCAACAACACACTGAGCAGTCTCAAGTTTCTCAATCTCAGCAGCAACAAACTTTGGACAGTTCCAACCAATATGCCCTACAACATAGAGACAGTGGATCTATCCAATAACTTCTTGTCCCAGATACTCCCAGGAACACTGGTGAGACTGCAACACCTCACAAGCCTCTACCTGCACAACAACAAGTTCTCATACATTCCTGACAAAGCCTTTgaccagctctcccagctgcaggtAATAACTCTGTACAACAACCCCTGGTCGTGCAGCGATAACCAAACCATCCCTTACGTGCTGCAGTgggtgcagggcacagctgcccgtGTGCTGGGGGccccctgtgctgagcagccctgggcgAGCGCCGGGTCAGCCCCGGGCCAGCCCACGGCCCTGGACTCCAGCCCCATGAGCAAAGGCACCAAGGCAGCCGACAGGGAGGCTTCTGCCACGGCGCCTGAGCCCACCAAAGTGaccaaaacacacaaacaatTGAAAGCCAAGGAAGTTCCTCCCTTGGGGACCCAAAGCCCCCCGGCTCTGTTCCCCGGCACAGACTCCCCCGACGGCCCCCAGGAGGCCGCGGCCACTCGCACAATCCTCGTCCAGGACTCCACCGAGGGCAACGCCAGCCTGGCCCCGGCCACCGGATCCTCCACCACTCCCCTGACTTTAAGCATCACCAGTGGAGTGCCAACAAACTACTCCAAGATGCCTCAAAGCACAACCGCTACCTTAAGGAAGGAGGAGGCCACGCCAGGTGTGCCCTCCCGCGCCAGCCGCTGGcagatggggctgctctgcctggcactgctgcacgccctggccctggccatgGACTAA
- the OMG gene encoding oligodendrocyte-myelin glycoprotein isoform X1 has protein sequence MEYQILNTSTCLLVLLVFIPTGLGICPSSCKCSGNDRNVDCSGRNLTVLPQGLQDNLTYLNLSFNQFVDLDHQLTRFTNLRTLDISNNWLKNVPAHLPKSLWELYATNNNIKVLQKLDTAYQWNLRVLDISRNMVERAVLINNTLSSLKFLNLSSNKLWTVPTNMPYNIETVDLSNNFLSQILPGTLVRLQHLTSLYLHNNKFSYIPDKAFDQLSQLQVITLYNNPWSCSDNQTIPYVLQWVQGTAARVLGAPCAEQPWASAGSAPGQPTALDSSPMSKGTKAADREASATAPEPTKVTKTHKQLKAKEVPPLGTQSPPALFPGTDSPDGPQEAAATRTILVQDSTEGNASLAPATGSSTTPLTLSITSGVPTNYSKMPQSTTATLRKEEATPGVPSRASRWQMGLLCLALLHALALAMD, from the coding sequence ATGGAATACCAGATATTGAATACATCTACCTGTCTGCTGGTCCTTCTGGTTTTCATACCCACTGGTTTGGGTATCTGTCCTTCTAGCTGTAAGTGCTCAGGAAACGACAGGAATGTGGACTGTTCAGGCAGAAACTTAACTGTACTGCCCCAGGGACTTCAAGACAACCTTACATATTTAAACCTGTCCTTTAACCAGTTTGTAGATCTCGATCATCAGCTAACGAGGTTCACCAATCTGAGGACCCTTGATATTTCAAATAATTGGCTCAAGAATGTTCCTGCTCATCTGCCCAAGTCCTTATGGGAATTATATGCCACAAACAACAACATTAAAGTTCTTCAGAAACTTGATACAGCTTACCAGTGGAATCTTAGAGTGCTCGATATTTCCAGGAATATGGTGGAAAGAGCTGTCCTGATCAACAACACACTGAGCAGTCTCAAGTTTCTCAATCTCAGCAGCAACAAACTTTGGACAGTTCCAACCAATATGCCCTACAACATAGAGACAGTGGATCTATCCAATAACTTCTTGTCCCAGATACTCCCAGGAACACTGGTGAGACTGCAACACCTCACAAGCCTCTACCTGCACAACAACAAGTTCTCATACATTCCTGACAAAGCCTTTgaccagctctcccagctgcaggtAATAACTCTGTACAACAACCCCTGGTCGTGCAGCGATAACCAAACCATCCCTTACGTGCTGCAGTgggtgcagggcacagctgcccgtGTGCTGGGGGccccctgtgctgagcagccctgggcgAGCGCCGGGTCAGCCCCGGGCCAGCCCACGGCCCTGGACTCCAGCCCCATGAGCAAAGGCACCAAGGCAGCCGACAGGGAGGCTTCTGCCACGGCGCCTGAGCCCACCAAAGTGaccaaaacacacaaacaatTGAAAGCCAAGGAAGTTCCTCCCTTGGGGACCCAAAGCCCCCCGGCTCTGTTCCCCGGCACAGACTCCCCCGACGGCCCCCAGGAGGCCGCGGCCACTCGCACAATCCTCGTCCAGGACTCCACCGAGGGCAACGCCAGCCTGGCCCCGGCCACCGGATCCTCCACCACTCCCCTGACTTTAAGCATCACCAGTGGAGTGCCAACAAACTACTCCAAGATGCCTCAAAGCACAACCGCTACCTTAAGGAAGGAGGAGGCCACGCCAGGTGTGCCCTCCCGCGCCAGCCGCTGGcagatggggctgctctgcctggcactgctgcacgccctggccctggccatgGACTAA
- the EVI2A gene encoding protein EVI2A translates to MQMRCGNPGLAFPVMIIFSLWLQTSANHTGYPHLREETWSPISQNLSESQNRTEASTNSPLSLNFSSQTTPSESTLESSSSTMAPNSTSSRAKVRSTLPSFSSTMTPNLISPAPSAGSTTEGLEKSNKPKSPATKESCEDNKSLILICFIIIAVLVLICISLFLSTVIAANKISYLKRAQQGKRRPRSNGDLLATNSLWPTAAGTWQRMPKETSGTELIMQELESGRDAGNQRKTEDETTEKLTKAADNEQESKEPCQSHKPILTNFVVEI, encoded by the coding sequence ATGCAGATGAGATGTGGTAACCCAGGCCTGGCCTTTCCTGTCATGATCATCTTCTCCCTGTGGCTGCAAACGAGTGCAAACCACACAGGCTACCCCCACCTCAGAGAAGAAACCTGGAGTCCCATCAGCCAAAACCTCAGTGAGAGTCAGAACAGGACAGAAGCAAGCACAAATTCTCCTCTGAGCCTCAATTTCAGCAGCCAAACGACTCCTTCTGAAAGCACCTTGGaatcctcctcctccacaaTGGCCCCAAATTCAACATCCTCCCGTGCCAAAGTACGAAGTACCCTGccatccttctcctccacaATGACTCCAAATTTGATTTCCCCTGCCCCAAGTGCAGGTTCCACCACAGAAGGATTAGAAAAAAGCAATAAACCCAAGAGCCCAGCGACCAAAGAAAGCTGTGAAGACAATAAGTCTCTCATACTGATTTGCTTCATAATCATTGCAGTTCTTGTGCTCATCTGCATCTCCCTGTTTCTGTCCACAGTCATAGCAGCCAACAAAATCTCCTATCTCAaaagagcccagcagggcaaaCGCAGGCCCAGGAGCAATGGTGACCTCCTGGCCACCAACAGCCTAtggcccacagcagcaggaacgTGGCAGAGGATGCCCAAGGAGACAAGTGGAACTGAGCTGATAATGCAGGAGCTGGAATCAGGGAGGGATGCTGGGAACCAAAGGAAAACTGAGGATGAAACTACTGAGAAACTCACCAAAGCAGCAGATAATGAACAAGAAAGCAAAGAACCGTGCCAGTCACACAAACCCATCTTAACCAATTTTGTAGTTGAGATTTAA
- the EVI2B gene encoding protein EVI2B, which yields MASKQVVLAVLCGEIWSSLCAAAPQHAARTDSHPSTAATGPRAGKLLLHQLRATVPGLHQAATEAQAFPGEEEEAGDGSWVAALILGSILIGMVLAIIVILLWKCCLRPPQAQSHWAGRSPFTDGDTSDLCMDSDLGTKRSSVLFMLPWRLKQGTNLQEDPTASENPPHHTTSTENGQPPPAAAGCSGASPAPAPEQEPASTAAESCPPPEPPPECSDLPPPPSWLREPAEEPSSDPSKHSALHLEAEEPQPAPPELLNQEIHETLPQPEHPL from the coding sequence ATGGCCAGCAAGCAGGTGGTGCTGGCCGTGCTCTGTGGGGAGATCTGGAGCTCCCTCTgtgcagcagcacctcagcacGCTGCCAGGACTGACAGCCACCCGAGCACCGCTGCCAcgggccccagggcaggcaagCTCCTGCTCCACCAACTGCGAGCGACTGTGCCCGGCTTGCACCAGGCTGCCACGGAAGCCCAGGCCTTcccaggggaggaggaggaggctggagatgGCAGCTGGGTAGCAGCGCTGATCCTTGGCAGCATTTTGATTGGGATGGTGCTGGCAATTATCGTGATCCTGCTGTGGAAATGCTGCCTGAGGCCTCCTCAGGCCCAGTCCCACTGGGCAGGCCGCTCCCCCTTCACGGATGGGGACACCTCAGATCTCTGCATGGACTCTGACCTCGGCACCAAGCGTTCTTCAGTCTTATTTATGCTGCCTTGGAGACTGAAACAAGGCACAAACTTGCAGGAGGACCCGACTGCCTCAGAGAACCCACCCCACCACACTACCAGTACTGAGAACGGGCAGCCACCTCCGGCGGCCGCGGGCTGCTCcggagccagcccagccccagccccagagcaggagccagccagcactgcagctgagtCCTGTCCTCCCCCAGAGCCTCCACCCGAGTGCTCTGACCTGCCACCACCCCCCAGCTGGCTCAGGGAACCCGCTGAGGAGCCCAGCTCAGATCCCAGCAAGCACTCAGCACTTCACTTGGAAGCAGAGGAACCACAGCCCGCACCACCTGAGCTACTGAACCAGGAGATCCATGAAACACTGCCTCAGCCAGAACACCCTTTGTAG